A portion of the Corynebacterium heidelbergense genome contains these proteins:
- the fdxA gene encoding ferredoxin: MTYTIAQPCVDVLDRACVEECPVDCIYEGKRMLYIHPDECVDCGACEPVCPVEAIFYEDDVPDEWEAYNEANAAFFDDLGSPGGAAKTGPQDFDAPLVAALPPQGE; encoded by the coding sequence ATGACCTACACCATCGCGCAGCCGTGTGTGGACGTGCTCGATCGAGCCTGTGTGGAAGAGTGCCCCGTGGATTGCATCTACGAAGGCAAGCGCATGCTCTACATCCACCCGGACGAGTGCGTGGACTGCGGAGCCTGCGAACCCGTCTGCCCGGTCGAGGCCATCTTCTACGAGGATGACGTGCCGGACGAGTGGGAGGCCTACAACGAGGCCAACGCGGCGTTCTTCGACGATCTCGGCTCCCCGGGAGGTGCCGCGAAGACAGGCCCGCAAGACTTCGACGCTCCCCTGGTAGCGGCCCTGCCGCCCCAGGGAGAGTAA
- the mshB gene encoding N-acetyl-1-D-myo-inositol-2-amino-2-deoxy-alpha-D-glucopyranoside deacetylase, translating to MTAVTKPQRHQPADVDHATGPGRSAGSTDHDGPSGPAERLRVLAVHAHPDDESLWTGLTLAKLARLGAEVQVVTCTLGEEGEVIGEKYQPLAVAGGNGMLGGYRIAELQRALAQLGLAAEPTFLGGVGGWRDSGMADMPSIHHPRAFAGEGEHPGKKQQPSEWDQRLQQQVGQLLELLDQHQPDVLLTYGPDGGYGHPDHIRAHDITHAAARQWHARRPHDRAESADPAYAGPQEILWMVTEREVLASELERVDPKAVPEGWRYPQLGDIASVPADQVDFRVRGSAEDVAAKRWAMSAHATQLWVADGSMSDANPRARVSPPQGPVLFCLSNLIAQPLMSSESWTIGWRAHPERAGASMLQRWLQETETRAECSGADGCKGLRDREVRQ from the coding sequence ATGACAGCAGTGACCAAACCCCAACGACATCAGCCCGCAGACGTTGACCATGCCACCGGCCCAGGACGCTCCGCCGGTAGCACCGATCACGACGGCCCCAGCGGCCCGGCCGAGCGCCTGCGCGTTTTAGCCGTTCACGCCCACCCGGATGACGAATCCCTGTGGACCGGTCTGACTCTGGCGAAGCTCGCCCGGCTGGGGGCCGAGGTGCAGGTGGTCACGTGCACCCTTGGGGAGGAGGGGGAGGTCATCGGCGAAAAGTATCAACCCCTTGCCGTGGCGGGAGGCAACGGCATGCTCGGCGGCTACCGCATCGCCGAGCTGCAGCGGGCCCTGGCGCAGTTGGGGCTGGCGGCCGAGCCGACGTTCCTGGGTGGCGTTGGGGGTTGGCGGGATTCGGGGATGGCGGATATGCCCTCCATTCACCACCCCCGCGCTTTCGCCGGCGAGGGAGAGCATCCGGGCAAAAAACAGCAGCCCAGCGAGTGGGATCAGCGCCTGCAACAGCAGGTCGGCCAGCTCCTGGAGCTGCTGGACCAGCATCAACCGGACGTGTTGCTGACCTATGGGCCCGATGGCGGTTATGGCCACCCCGATCACATCCGAGCCCACGACATCACTCACGCTGCGGCCCGCCAGTGGCATGCCCGCAGGCCCCACGACCGCGCCGAGTCCGCCGACCCGGCCTATGCGGGGCCCCAAGAGATCCTGTGGATGGTCACCGAGCGGGAGGTGCTGGCCAGCGAGCTCGAGCGCGTGGACCCCAAGGCCGTTCCGGAGGGGTGGCGCTACCCACAACTCGGGGACATTGCCAGTGTCCCCGCAGATCAAGTGGACTTCCGCGTGCGCGGCTCTGCGGAGGATGTAGCTGCCAAACGCTGGGCCATGTCCGCCCACGCCACGCAATTGTGGGTCGCCGATGGTTCGATGTCAGACGCCAACCCCCGCGCGCGGGTCTCACCACCCCAGGGGCCTGTCCTGTTTTGCTTGTCCAACCTCATCGCCCAGCCCCTCATGTCCAGCGAGAGTTGGACAATTGGGTGGCGAGCGCACCCGGAGCGCGCGGGTGCCAGCATGTTGCAGCGGTGGCTACAGGAAACCGAGACGCGCGCGGAGTGTTCCGGGGCCGACGGGTGCAAAGGGCTCCGGGACAGGGAGGTAAGGCAGTGA
- a CDS encoding ABC transporter family substrate-binding protein produces MVTDRPVPLRDAPDCGRHPHPARRAAGARRPIVGLLVAGMVVSAVLTGCQANPGDAPTVEDGTPATTTTPTLQPKEKARELRELSVGVDEFGGNLNPHLVGNVELATAAVADLTLPSAFTFDGQQWDQNRDLIASVDADNPAAPTRVVYKLTPQSQWSDGTPITGADFEYLRDVSTDQPLSREAEAYSHIRQLTVDRGGLQVEVTFTRPYAPWRQLFHHLLPSHIYRAEGQEFATMMDGRSAASGGPFSVASVDSGRGVLQLQRNDRYWGPNPAKLDKIILTAVPGDQTGAQMLRSGQIQMVAARPTAVSETTYGRIPGVSHKTSTRDVQLNATVNARSGRMADRVLRQQVLKAIDRKEVAQVATGRPDVDVPEWSVPRFDGIRSVAGPTSQEPLIVGAPAADPAAVAASRTIADQLTTSGLPARAISAEPAELLGTTLPQGGVDILVQWGMLPQSEQDLSGQFACVSQMVSASRGGQGRREVASTMSKDTPPATPEPRPASESDDRAAELPPVYGANLTGTCDPDITDALDKMNRGEEPLEQTREAIVGRVKQLGVMVPIVRDSQLIAGNKQLSKPVDEQPSSADSGYSGVFAAATSWQKQESPPTDEPPQGSNDAEPSQTTQTTAASSSSEARSSGAPPSSTASARAGRDNEKR; encoded by the coding sequence ATGGTCACCGATAGGCCCGTGCCCCTGCGGGATGCACCTGATTGTGGACGCCACCCCCACCCGGCGCGGCGCGCAGCGGGCGCGCGGCGGCCGATTGTGGGGCTGCTGGTTGCGGGCATGGTGGTGTCCGCGGTGCTGACGGGTTGCCAGGCGAATCCCGGAGATGCCCCGACCGTGGAGGACGGGACCCCTGCCACGACCACCACGCCCACGCTGCAGCCCAAGGAAAAGGCCCGTGAGCTGCGGGAGTTATCCGTGGGGGTGGATGAGTTCGGCGGCAACCTCAACCCCCACCTTGTGGGGAACGTGGAGCTTGCCACGGCGGCGGTTGCGGACCTGACCCTGCCCAGCGCGTTTACCTTCGATGGCCAGCAGTGGGATCAGAACCGGGACCTCATCGCGTCCGTAGATGCGGATAACCCCGCAGCGCCCACCAGGGTGGTGTACAAGCTCACCCCTCAATCCCAGTGGTCGGACGGCACCCCCATCACGGGCGCGGACTTCGAGTACTTGCGGGACGTAAGCACGGACCAGCCGTTGTCCCGTGAGGCGGAGGCCTACTCGCACATCCGGCAGCTCACGGTGGACCGTGGTGGCCTGCAAGTGGAAGTGACTTTCACCCGCCCCTACGCCCCGTGGCGGCAGTTGTTCCACCATCTGCTGCCCAGCCACATCTACCGGGCCGAGGGGCAGGAGTTCGCCACGATGATGGACGGGCGCTCGGCCGCGTCCGGGGGGCCCTTCTCCGTCGCCTCCGTGGACAGCGGTCGGGGGGTGCTTCAGCTCCAGCGCAACGACCGCTACTGGGGGCCGAACCCCGCGAAGTTGGACAAGATCATCCTCACCGCCGTGCCGGGGGATCAGACCGGCGCCCAGATGCTGCGCAGCGGGCAGATCCAGATGGTTGCGGCCCGCCCGACGGCGGTCAGCGAGACGACCTATGGCCGAATCCCCGGGGTTAGCCACAAGACGAGCACCCGGGATGTGCAGCTAAACGCGACGGTCAACGCCCGGTCCGGGCGCATGGCCGATCGCGTGCTGCGCCAGCAGGTGCTCAAGGCGATCGACCGGAAGGAGGTCGCGCAGGTTGCCACCGGTCGGCCCGATGTGGACGTCCCAGAGTGGTCGGTGCCCCGGTTCGATGGGATCCGCTCGGTGGCAGGGCCCACATCCCAGGAACCCCTCATCGTTGGGGCCCCCGCCGCAGATCCGGCGGCCGTCGCCGCCTCCCGGACCATCGCTGACCAGTTGACCACATCGGGGCTGCCCGCCCGTGCGATCAGTGCGGAACCGGCGGAGCTGCTGGGCACGACGCTACCCCAGGGCGGGGTGGACATCCTGGTCCAGTGGGGCATGCTCCCGCAGAGCGAGCAGGACCTGTCAGGGCAGTTTGCCTGCGTCTCGCAGATGGTTTCGGCCTCACGCGGCGGCCAGGGCCGGCGGGAGGTGGCGTCCACAATGAGCAAAGACACCCCACCGGCAACCCCGGAACCAAGACCAGCGAGCGAATCCGACGACCGCGCCGCAGAACTGCCGCCGGTGTACGGCGCCAACCTCACGGGGACGTGCGATCCGGACATCACGGACGCCCTGGACAAAATGAACCGTGGCGAAGAGCCCCTGGAGCAGACCCGCGAGGCCATCGTGGGCCGGGTCAAGCAACTGGGTGTGATGGTTCCGATCGTGCGGGACAGCCAGCTCATCGCGGGGAACAAACAGCTCAGCAAGCCCGTGGACGAGCAGCCTAGCAGCGCCGACAGCGGATACAGTGGCGTCTTCGCCGCGGCCACGAGCTGGCAGAAGCAGGAGTCACCGCCGACCGATGAACCCCCCCAGGGGTCCAACGACGCGGAACCGAGCCAAACGACGCAGACCACGGCGGCTTCCAGCTCCAGTGAGGCCCGCAGCTCCGGTGCCCCCCCGAGTTCCACCGCGTCTGCCCGTGCCGGGCGCGACAACGAAAAGCGATGA
- the typA gene encoding translational GTPase TypA: MTHTEFRNVAIVAHVDHGKTTLVDAMLHQSGAFDSHSEIEERVMDSGDLEKEKGITILAKNTAIRRKGAGKDGTDLIINVIDTPGHADFGGEVERALSMVDGVVLLVDASEGPLPQTRFVLGKALAAKMPVIICVNKTDRPDARIDEVVEESQDLLLELASTLEDEEAALAAESLLDLPVLYTSGREGKASTENPGNGCVPNSEDLQPLFDVLYETLPEPSADVDGPLQAHVTNLDSSSFLGRIGLVRIFAGKLRKGQQVAWIHYDDEGNQHTKTAKIAELLRTVGVTRVPADEIIAGDIAAISGIDDVMIGDTLADPEDPRPLPRITVDEPAISMTIGVNTSPMAGKGGGDKLTARVVKARLDQELIGNVSLRVLPTERPDAWEVQGRGEMALSVLVETMRREGFELTVGKPQVVTRTIDGTLHEPFEHLIIDVPEEHLGAITQLMAARKGRMEGMDNSGSGWVRMRFVIPARGLIGFRTVFMTETRGTGIANSYSAGYEPWAGEIKDRASGSLVADRTGQITAYALMQLADRGTFFVEPGAEAYEGMVVGANNRDEDMDINITKEKKLTNMRSATADATVTLAKARNLTLEEAMEFCGNDECVEVAPDVVRVRKVLLNATERARARSREKARNK; the protein is encoded by the coding sequence GTGACCCATACTGAATTCCGGAACGTCGCCATCGTCGCCCACGTTGACCACGGCAAAACCACCCTGGTGGACGCGATGCTTCACCAGTCCGGCGCATTCGACTCCCACTCGGAGATCGAGGAGCGCGTGATGGACTCCGGTGACCTGGAAAAGGAAAAGGGCATCACTATCCTGGCGAAGAACACCGCCATCCGCCGCAAGGGTGCCGGCAAGGATGGAACCGACCTCATCATCAACGTTATCGACACTCCCGGGCACGCCGACTTCGGTGGCGAGGTGGAGCGGGCGCTGTCCATGGTGGATGGGGTGGTTCTGCTGGTGGACGCCTCCGAGGGCCCCCTGCCGCAGACTCGCTTCGTGCTGGGCAAGGCCCTGGCGGCCAAGATGCCCGTCATCATCTGCGTGAACAAAACTGACCGTCCGGACGCCCGCATCGACGAGGTCGTGGAGGAGAGCCAGGACCTGCTGTTGGAGCTGGCCTCCACCCTGGAGGACGAGGAGGCTGCTCTCGCCGCCGAATCCCTGCTGGACCTGCCGGTGCTGTACACCTCCGGCCGTGAAGGGAAGGCCTCAACCGAGAATCCGGGCAACGGTTGCGTCCCCAATTCCGAAGACCTGCAGCCCCTGTTCGACGTCCTGTACGAAACCCTGCCGGAACCCTCTGCGGACGTCGATGGCCCCCTTCAGGCACACGTCACCAACCTGGACTCCTCCTCCTTCCTGGGCCGCATCGGCCTGGTCCGCATCTTCGCGGGCAAGCTCCGCAAGGGCCAGCAGGTCGCCTGGATTCACTACGACGACGAGGGCAATCAGCACACCAAGACCGCGAAGATCGCCGAGCTGTTGCGCACGGTCGGTGTCACTCGCGTCCCCGCCGACGAGATCATTGCGGGTGACATCGCCGCGATCTCCGGCATCGACGATGTGATGATCGGCGATACCCTCGCGGATCCGGAGGACCCCCGGCCCCTGCCGCGGATCACCGTGGACGAACCCGCGATCTCCATGACGATCGGGGTGAACACCTCCCCGATGGCGGGCAAGGGCGGCGGCGACAAGCTCACCGCCAGGGTGGTGAAGGCCCGCCTGGACCAGGAGCTGATCGGTAACGTCTCCCTGCGCGTGTTGCCCACCGAGCGTCCCGATGCCTGGGAGGTGCAGGGCCGCGGCGAAATGGCCCTGTCCGTGCTAGTGGAGACGATGCGCCGAGAAGGGTTCGAGCTGACCGTGGGCAAGCCGCAGGTGGTGACCCGCACCATCGACGGCACCCTGCACGAGCCCTTCGAGCACCTCATCATCGACGTTCCCGAGGAGCACCTGGGCGCCATCACGCAGCTCATGGCCGCCCGTAAGGGCCGCATGGAGGGGATGGACAACTCCGGTTCCGGGTGGGTGCGGATGCGCTTCGTCATCCCTGCCCGCGGCCTCATCGGCTTCCGCACGGTGTTCATGACCGAGACGCGCGGCACCGGCATCGCCAACAGCTACTCCGCCGGGTACGAACCCTGGGCCGGGGAGATCAAGGACCGCGCCTCCGGCTCGCTGGTCGCCGACCGCACCGGGCAGATCACCGCCTACGCCCTCATGCAGTTGGCTGATCGCGGCACCTTCTTCGTGGAGCCCGGCGCGGAGGCCTACGAGGGTATGGTCGTGGGCGCCAACAACCGTGATGAAGATATGGACATCAACATCACGAAGGAAAAAAAGCTGACCAACATGCGCTCCGCGACGGCGGACGCAACGGTCACTCTGGCGAAGGCTCGCAACCTCACCCTTGAGGAAGCCATGGAGTTCTGCGGCAACGACGAGTGCGTGGAGGTCGCGCCGGACGTGGTGCGCGTGCGCAAGGTTCTGCTGAACGCCACCGAGCGCGCCCGGGCCCGTTCCCGTGAGAAGGCACGTAATAAGTAG
- a CDS encoding DUF402 domain-containing protein, translated as MPPELHPVKTETLDLDHMINVDPKGFLRKVDSFEVSTTPAGPALFMARGADHPKFNYLQSWFIPHLDVRVTDFHMRRGYETNQQLYVDVAVTTPPAGFDGASREDAAEEREDVWRYRDLYVDVVTFRGGHPQVLDLDELALALEVDYVDAAEVSRALTATQRVLDGWHTFGSVEGWIEHEGLRLTWITPRLEEDSGQR; from the coding sequence ATGCCGCCTGAACTACACCCGGTCAAGACCGAGACCTTGGACCTGGACCACATGATCAACGTGGATCCCAAGGGCTTTCTGCGGAAAGTCGATAGCTTCGAGGTGAGTACAACGCCGGCGGGGCCCGCGCTCTTCATGGCCCGCGGCGCGGACCACCCGAAGTTCAACTACCTACAGAGTTGGTTCATCCCCCACCTCGATGTTCGGGTCACCGACTTTCACATGCGACGAGGGTACGAGACCAACCAGCAGCTCTACGTCGATGTTGCCGTGACCACGCCGCCAGCCGGGTTCGATGGTGCTTCTCGGGAGGATGCGGCCGAAGAAAGAGAAGATGTATGGCGGTACCGGGATCTCTACGTGGACGTGGTCACCTTTCGCGGGGGCCATCCGCAGGTTCTGGATCTCGACGAGCTGGCCCTCGCCCTCGAAGTTGACTACGTGGACGCGGCTGAAGTCAGTCGAGCCCTCACCGCTACCCAACGCGTTCTGGACGGATGGCACACTTTTGGCTCAGTGGAGGGTTGGATAGAACACGAGGGGCTGCGGTTGACGTGGATTACCCCCCGGCTTGAGGAAGACAGCGGGCAGAGATAG